Within the Enterobacter bugandensis genome, the region AGGCCAGCGAAATTCTGGTCTTACAGCACGGACACATTGCCCAGCGCGGGCAGCATGAAACGCTTGCCGAGCAACCGGGCTGGTATCGCGATATGTACCGCTATCAACAGCTTGAGGCGGCGCTGGACGATGCGCCGGAACAGGATCAGGAGGCCACCAATGCGTAAGCTCGGAACGATGTGGCCGACGCTCAAACGTCTGCTGGCCTACGGCTCGCCGTGGCGCAAACCGCTCTCCGTGGCCGTGCTTTTACTCTGGATAGCGGCGATTGCTGAGGTGAGCGGGCCGCTGCTCATCAGCTACTTCATCGACAATATGGTCGCCAAAAGCTACCTGCCGCTGGGGCTGGTGGCGGGCTTAGGCGTGGCCTACGTTGGGTTGCAGCTGGCGGCGGCAGGGCTGCACTATGCGCAGTCGCTGCTGTTTAATCGTGCCGCCGTGGGCGTGGTTCAGCAGCTGCGCACGGATGTCATGGACGCGGCGCTTCGCCAGCCGCTCAGCGAGTTTGATATCCAGCCGGTCGGGCAGGTGATTTCGCGCGTGACCAACGATACCGAAGTGATCCGCGACCTGTACGTCACCGTGGTCGCGACGGTGTTACGCAGCGCGGCGCTGATCGGCGCGATGCTGGTGGCGATGTTCAGCCTCGACTGGCGCATGGCGCTGGTGGCGATTACCATCTTCCCGGCGGTGCTGATCGTGATGATCATCTACCAGCGCTACAGCACGCCAATCGTGCGTCGGGTGCGCGCCTATCTGGCCGACATTAACGATGGCTTCAATGAAGTGATTAACGGCATGAGCGTCATCCAGCAGTTCCGCCAGCAGGCGCGCTTTGGCGAGCGGATGGGCGAAGCCAGCCGATCGCACTATATGGCGCGTATGCAGACGCTGCGCCTCGACGGCTTCCTGCTGCGTCCGCTGCTCAGCCTTTTCTCTGCGCTGGTGCTTTGCGGTTTACTGATGCTCTTTGGCCTGAGCTCAAGCGGTACGATTGAAGTGGGCGTGCTGTACGCTTTTATTAGCTATCTGGGGCGCCTTAACGAGCCGCTGATCGAGCTCACGACCCAGCAATCGATGCTGCAGCAGGCGGTCGTCGCCGGCGAGCGCGTGTTTGAGCTGATGGACAGGCCGCGTCAGGCCTACGGTCGTGACGAGCGACCTCTGCAAAGCGGCGCCATTGCCTTTGATAACGTCTCGTTTGCCTATCGCGAAGACCGGCTGGTGTTGCAGGACATTACGCTGGATGTCCCGTCGCGCGGTTTCGTGGCGCTGGTGGGACATACGGGCAGCGGCAAGAGCACGCTCGCCAGCCTGTTGATGGGCTACTACCCGGTCACGCAAGGCGAAATCCGCCTCGACGGACGCCCGCTCGCGTCTCTCAGCCACAACGTGTTGCGTAAAGGCGTCGCGATGGTGCAGCAGGATCCGGTCGTCCTGGCCGATACCTTCTACGCCAACGTGACCCTGGGGCGAGACTACTCTCAGGAGCAGGTATGGGAGGTGCTGGAAAAAGTGCAGCTGGCAGACCTTGCGCGCGGGTTTAGCGACGGGATTAATACCCGGCTGGGCGAGCAGGGAAACAACCTCTCCGTTGGGCAAAAGCAGCTTCTCGCGCTGGCGCGGGTGCTTATTGAAACCCCGCAGGTGCTGATTCTGGATGAAGCGACGGCCAGCATTGACTCCGGCACCGAGCAGGCCATCCAGCAGGCGCTGGCTGCGGTACGCGACCATACGACGCTGGTGGTGATTGCCCATCGCCTTTCCACCATTGTCGATGCCGATACCATTCTGGTGCTGCATCGCGGACAAGCCGTGGAGCGCGGGACGCACCGTGAACTGCTGGAAGCCAAAGGGCGCTACTGGCAGATGTATCAGCTTCAGCTGGCGGGCGAAGAGCTCGCGGCCAGCGTGCGCGAGGAAGAGTCCCTCAGCGCCTGATGCACCAAAACAAAGCAACGCGCTAACAGTCATTCCTGTTGGTGCAATACTGAAACGCACCGTGCACCGACATGGTGCGTTTTTTTTTCGCCGGTTCATAAAGGAAGACGGCATAACGCTCGTCGCACCGCTTTTCTCCCTCGATTTCATTTCTGGCACACCCCTTGCAATACCTTCTGCGTGAGCTGCGGCCATTACCGAATTCTGACTGGAGGGGATCTATGAAGCTGGTTACGGTGGTAATCAAACCATTCAAACTGGAAGACGTGCGTGAAGCATTGTCCTCAATGGGTATTCAGGGACTGACTGTCACCGAAGTGAAAGGCTTTGGTCGTCAGAAGGGTCATGCCGAGCTTTATCGCGGGGCGGAATACAGCGTTAACTTTCTGCCAAAAGTAAAAATTGATGTCGCGATTGCTGACGATCAGCTTGAAGAAGTGATTGATGTGATTAGCAAAGCGGCCTACACCGGCAAAATTGGCGACGGCAAAATTTTCGTTGCCGAACTGCAGCGCGTCATTCGCATTCGTACCGGCGAATCTGACGAAGCGGCACTGTAAATAACGCCTGGCACACAGTGATAGGGATCGAGAAAATGAAGATAGCAACACTTAAAACGGGTCTGGGTTCGCTGGCACTGCTGCCGGGCCTGGCGCTGGCTGCTCCTGCCGTGGCAGACAAAGCCGATAACGCCTTTATGATGATCAGCACCGCGCTGGTGCTGTTCATGTCTATCCCGGGCATTGCGCTGTTCTACGGCGGCCTGATCCGCGGCAAAAACGTTCTCTCCATGCTGACGCAGGTTGCCGTGACGTTCGCGCTGGTCTGCGTGCTGTGGGTGGTTTACGGTTACTCGCTGGCCTTCGGTACCGGCAACGCCTTCTTTGGTAACTTCGACTGGGTAATGCTGAAAAATATTGAGCTGACCGCGCTGATGGGCAGCTTCTACCAGTACATCCACGTCGCGTTCCAGGGCTCGTTCGCCTGCATTACCGTCGGGCTGATTGTGGGGGCGCTGGCGGAGCGCATCCGTTTCTCTGCCGTTCTGATCTTCGTGGTGGTCTGGCTGACCCTCTCCTATGTGCCGATTGCGCACATGGTCTGGGGCGGTGGTCTGCTGGCAACGCACGGCGCGCTGGACTTTGCGGGCGGTACCGTTGTCCATATCAACGCCGCGGTAGCGGGCCTGGTGGGCGCATACTTGATTGGCAAACGCGTGGGCTTCGGTAAAGAGGCGTTCAAACCGCATAACCTGCCGATGGTGTTTACCGGTACGGCTATCCTCTACTTTGGCTGGTTCGGCTTCAACGCCGGCTCCGCAAGTGCCGCGAACGAAATCGCCGCGCTGGCCTTCGTGAACACCGTTGTGGCGACGGCGGGTGCAATTCTCTCCTGGGTATTCGGCGAGTGGGCGGTACGCGGTAAACCTTCCCTGCTGGGTGCCTGTTCAGGGGCGATTGCCGGTCTGGTCGGTATCACCCCGGCGTGTGGCTATGTGGGTGTCGGTGGTGCGCTGCTGGTGGGACTGGTCGCGGGTCTGGCAGGTCTGTGGGGCGTCACCGCACTGAAACGCGTGCTGCGCGTGGATGACCCTTGCGATGTGTTCGGCGTCCACGGCGTGTGCGGCATCGTCGGCTGTATCATGACCGGCATCTTCGCCGCGAAATCACTGGGTGGCGTGGGCTACGCAGAAGGTGTCACCATGGTTCATCAGGTGCTGGTGCAGCTGGAAAGTATCGCTATCACCGTGGTGTGGTCTGCCGTTGTCGCCTTCATCGGCTATAAGCTGGCGGATATGACCGTTGGGCTGCGCGTACCGGAAGAGCAGGAGCGCGAAGGTCTGGACGTCAACAGCCACGGCGAGAATGCGTATAACGCCTAATAAAAAGCAAAACGGCAACTTCGGTTGCCGTTTTTAATGTTTATTACCTCTCCCATGGGAGAGGGTCAGGGTGAGGGCATCAGGCCGCACACCATTACCCGCGATTACGCATTACCCCTTCCTGCACCGTAGAAGCGACCAGCACGCCGTCCTGGGTATAAAACTCTCCACGCACAAACCCGCGAGCGCTCGACGCTGACGTACTCTCCACGCTGTAAAGCAGCCACTCATTCATATTGAACGGACGGTGGAACCACATGGAGTGATCGATGGTTGCGACCTGCATCCCTTTTTCAAGGAAACCAACGCCGTGCGGCTGTAGCGCAACCGGCAGAAAGTTAAAGTCTGACGCGTAGCCCAGCAGATACTGATGCACGCGGAAATCTTCCGGCACGGTGCCATTGGCGCGGATCCAGACCTGACGCTTCGGCTCGGCGGTGTGGCCTTTCATGGGGTTGTGGAACTCAACCGGGCGGATCTCCAGCGGTTTATCGCAGAGAAACTTCTCTTTGACCTGCGGCGGAAGCAGATGCGCCAGCGCGCGGGCGATATCGGTCTCTGATTTGAGTTCGTCCGGCGACGGTGCTGGCGGCATCACTTTCTGATGTTCATACCCCGGTTCCGGCGCCTGGAAAGAGGCGGTCATATAAAAGATAGGCTTACCGTTCTGAACGGCCGCCACGCGGCGTGCGCTGAAACTGTTGCCGTCTCTCAAAACTTCAACGTCATACACAATCGGTTTTGCGCTGTCGCCAGGGCGTAAGAAATAGCTGTGGAATGAGTGCACCAGGCGGTCTGCAGGGACGGTCTCCTTTGCAGCGTAGAGCGCTTGTCCAACGACCTGGCCGCCGAAAACCTGACGTAAGCCGAGGTCTTCGCTCTGCCCGCGATAGAGTCCTTCCTCAATTTTTTCCAGATTCAGTAATGTCAGCAGATTGTTCAGTGCCTGACTCATAATTATCCTCAATAAACGCCGTAGCGAAAGATAGGCAGAGTATAACGCAGAAATGAAAGTGGTCCGATGGGTAGAATAATCTGAATGTCGGCACGTTTTTAGGCATTAATCGGTGATCTGTGCCACACTTAAAAACGTTATGTGATTGAAACGACATCGGATGGGATCGATCCCGCTGGTGCATTGATGATAAGGAGACTTCAATGAAACTCGTGCCCATGCTAAGTGGTGTAGCTATTGCGGTGGCGTTGTCCGCCTGTGCCGGTAAGAGCGCCCAGGTGCCGGTACCAGCTGCAGATCCGAACGGGATTAATACCCTTTCACAGCAATCCATTCAGCAGCCTAACGTTTCCGGTACAATCTGGATTAAACAGAGAGTCGCTCTGCCGCCGGATGCGGTATTAACGGTCACGCTGTCTGATGCTTCCCTGGCGGACGCGCCGTCGAAGGTGCTGGCTCAGCGCGCGGTCCGTACTGAAGGTAAGCAGGCTCCGTTTAGCTTCGTGTTGCCGTATAACCCGTCAGACGTGCAGCCGAATGCCCGTATTCTGCTGAGCGCAGCGGTAACCATCAACGGCAAGCTGGTCTTTATCACCGATACGGTCCAGGAAGCGATTAACCACGGTGGAACCAAAATCGACCTGAATCTGGTGCCGGTGCAGCAAACCGAAGTCCCGGTTGCTCCACAGACCAATCAGCCGTCTCTGCCAACCCCACCGACCCAGATGTAACTGTTGCTCTTACCCTCTCCTTCGGGGGAGGGTTTAGTACACCCAGCGGTATTTCTGCAAATCAATCTGTCCTGCGCCCGACACCTGCACACCCTCTGAAAGCAATGCCTGACGCTGACGCTGGAGATCCGGCCCGGTCAGCGAGATACCGCCATGACGGTTCACCACCCGATGCCAGGGCAGCGTACTGCCTTCCGGCAACCGCTTCAGGACGCCACCGACCTGTCGCGCCGCGCGTGGAGAGCCTGCCAGCCTTGCCACATCACCGTAGGTGGTGACATAGCCTTCCGGAATCGAGGCCACG harbors:
- a CDS encoding SmdB family multidrug efflux ABC transporter permease/ATP-binding protein; this translates as MRKLGTMWPTLKRLLAYGSPWRKPLSVAVLLLWIAAIAEVSGPLLISYFIDNMVAKSYLPLGLVAGLGVAYVGLQLAAAGLHYAQSLLFNRAAVGVVQQLRTDVMDAALRQPLSEFDIQPVGQVISRVTNDTEVIRDLYVTVVATVLRSAALIGAMLVAMFSLDWRMALVAITIFPAVLIVMIIYQRYSTPIVRRVRAYLADINDGFNEVINGMSVIQQFRQQARFGERMGEASRSHYMARMQTLRLDGFLLRPLLSLFSALVLCGLLMLFGLSSSGTIEVGVLYAFISYLGRLNEPLIELTTQQSMLQQAVVAGERVFELMDRPRQAYGRDERPLQSGAIAFDNVSFAYREDRLVLQDITLDVPSRGFVALVGHTGSGKSTLASLLMGYYPVTQGEIRLDGRPLASLSHNVLRKGVAMVQQDPVVLADTFYANVTLGRDYSQEQVWEVLEKVQLADLARGFSDGINTRLGEQGNNLSVGQKQLLALARVLIETPQVLILDEATASIDSGTEQAIQQALAAVRDHTTLVVIAHRLSTIVDADTILVLHRGQAVERGTHRELLEAKGRYWQMYQLQLAGEELAASVREEESLSA
- the glnK gene encoding P-II family nitrogen regulator is translated as MKLVTVVIKPFKLEDVREALSSMGIQGLTVTEVKGFGRQKGHAELYRGAEYSVNFLPKVKIDVAIADDQLEEVIDVISKAAYTGKIGDGKIFVAELQRVIRIRTGESDEAAL
- the amtB gene encoding ammonium transporter AmtB; translation: MKIATLKTGLGSLALLPGLALAAPAVADKADNAFMMISTALVLFMSIPGIALFYGGLIRGKNVLSMLTQVAVTFALVCVLWVVYGYSLAFGTGNAFFGNFDWVMLKNIELTALMGSFYQYIHVAFQGSFACITVGLIVGALAERIRFSAVLIFVVVWLTLSYVPIAHMVWGGGLLATHGALDFAGGTVVHINAAVAGLVGAYLIGKRVGFGKEAFKPHNLPMVFTGTAILYFGWFGFNAGSASAANEIAALAFVNTVVATAGAILSWVFGEWAVRGKPSLLGACSGAIAGLVGITPACGYVGVGGALLVGLVAGLAGLWGVTALKRVLRVDDPCDVFGVHGVCGIVGCIMTGIFAAKSLGGVGYAEGVTMVHQVLVQLESIAITVVWSAVVAFIGYKLADMTVGLRVPEEQEREGLDVNSHGENAYNA
- the tesB gene encoding acyl-CoA thioesterase II; this encodes MSQALNNLLTLLNLEKIEEGLYRGQSEDLGLRQVFGGQVVGQALYAAKETVPADRLVHSFHSYFLRPGDSAKPIVYDVEVLRDGNSFSARRVAAVQNGKPIFYMTASFQAPEPGYEHQKVMPPAPSPDELKSETDIARALAHLLPPQVKEKFLCDKPLEIRPVEFHNPMKGHTAEPKRQVWIRANGTVPEDFRVHQYLLGYASDFNFLPVALQPHGVGFLEKGMQVATIDHSMWFHRPFNMNEWLLYSVESTSASSARGFVRGEFYTQDGVLVASTVQEGVMRNRG
- a CDS encoding YbaY family lipoprotein codes for the protein MKLVPMLSGVAIAVALSACAGKSAQVPVPAADPNGINTLSQQSIQQPNVSGTIWIKQRVALPPDAVLTVTLSDASLADAPSKVLAQRAVRTEGKQAPFSFVLPYNPSDVQPNARILLSAAVTINGKLVFITDTVQEAINHGGTKIDLNLVPVQQTEVPVAPQTNQPSLPTPPTQM